The following DNA comes from Bacteroidetes bacterium SB0662_bin_6.
AGCACTCCAGGAAGCGAACGGCAATCTGGAAGCCGCCGTGGATATTCTGCGCAAAAAAGGGCAGAAGGTGGCAGAGAAACGAGCCGCTCGAGAAGCCAATGAGGGGCTCGTGGTGGCTGCAATTTCCGACAACGGAAAAAAAGGGGCGCTCCTCGAACTCAATTGTGAAACCGACTTCGTAGCAAGGAACGAGGAGTTCAGACAGCTGGCCGAAGCCATTGCCCGGATCGTACTGGAAAAAGCACCGCAAAACACCGATGCATTGCAGGGCGTCGAGTTCGCGGAGGGCCGATCTGTGGAACAGACCCTGGTGGAAGCCACGGGAAAAATCGGCGAAAAGATTGTCGCGCGCCGGTTCGCCCTGCTTGAAAGCGAGGATGGGCAAATCGTCGCCTATATTCATCCGGGCTCCCGTCTCGGGGTCCTTGTGGACATGTACGGCAACGGTCAAGTGGAAGATGCCGGAACCGATGTGGCCATGCAGGTGGCCGCCATGAACCCCGTTGCCGCTACCAAGGAAGATGTCCCCGAGAGCATCAAGGAGAAAGAACTTGAGATTGCGCGGGAATCCGCCCGGAACGAAGGCAAACCGGAGCACATTATTGACCGAATCGCCAACGGTAAGCTGGAACGGTACTACAAGGATCACGTGCTGGTCGAACAACCTTTCGTCAAGGATTCCTCAATGAGTGTAAAGGCTATGCTGAAAACGGCGGAGGCTGGCGTACACCGGTTCGTTCGTTTCGCACTGGGAGAATAATCTCCTGACCCCCTGAAATCATGGCAA
Coding sequences within:
- a CDS encoding elongation factor Ts translates to MTITAADVKKLRELTGVGMMDCKKALQEANGNLEAAVDILRKKGQKVAEKRAAREANEGLVVAAISDNGKKGALLELNCETDFVARNEEFRQLAEAIARIVLEKAPQNTDALQGVEFAEGRSVEQTLVEATGKIGEKIVARRFALLESEDGQIVAYIHPGSRLGVLVDMYGNGQVEDAGTDVAMQVAAMNPVAATKEDVPESIKEKELEIARESARNEGKPEHIIDRIANGKLERYYKDHVLVEQPFVKDSSMSVKAMLKTAEAGVHRFVRFALGE